The following proteins are encoded in a genomic region of Burkholderia stabilis:
- a CDS encoding autoinducer binding domain-containing protein, protein MILDLMSWWYDLSRDLAHITDENSLLSQISRFGMKLGFSHTSFCANRARDFSQDDMADILFDDPKASLERYMAARYLSIDSKTRASARACRALVWGDSLTPEAQSLCPGMTDFGLQTGIAQSGWSRGGLATLLSLARSTPPISQHEADLLQPYLTILSQFATSRLQDLIDKRQTRNDLKHLSPREIEVLKLSAAGKTASDLSLHLGITYATVQFHLQNAKKKLGVATKIQAIVCARQLGVVD, encoded by the coding sequence ATGATACTCGACCTAATGTCGTGGTGGTATGATCTTTCGCGGGACCTCGCTCATATTACAGATGAAAATTCACTTCTATCCCAGATCTCGAGATTCGGCATGAAACTGGGATTTAGCCATACGTCGTTTTGCGCGAATCGGGCCAGGGATTTTTCTCAAGACGACATGGCGGATATTCTTTTTGATGATCCCAAGGCGTCTCTTGAACGATATATGGCAGCTCGGTATTTATCGATCGACTCGAAGACGCGAGCGAGCGCCCGAGCATGCCGCGCACTCGTATGGGGAGATTCGCTCACCCCGGAGGCGCAAAGCCTCTGCCCCGGCATGACGGATTTCGGTTTGCAAACGGGGATTGCTCAATCCGGCTGGTCCAGAGGTGGGCTGGCAACGCTGCTTTCATTGGCCCGAAGCACACCGCCGATTTCACAACACGAAGCGGATCTGCTTCAGCCCTATTTAACGATTCTTTCTCAATTCGCAACTTCCAGACTACAGGATCTGATCGACAAACGACAGACAAGAAATGATCTCAAACATCTTTCCCCTCGTGAAATCGAGGTTTTGAAATTGAGCGCGGCAGGAAAGACCGCCTCCGATCTTTCGCTCCACCTCGGCATCACGTATGCAACAGTTCAATTCCATTTGCAGAATGCAAAAAAGAAACTGGGAGTAGCAACTAAAATCCAGGCCATTGTTTGCGCGAGGCAACTCGGCGTAGTAGATTGA
- a CDS encoding DUF3563 family protein, with the protein MSARKEFQPGHPCNYGGKVMLRYLIRKIAHLLEAAAHARRDAYLAASVDHADLERRIRCVDLDGET; encoded by the coding sequence ATGTCGGCTCGGAAGGAATTTCAGCCGGGCCATCCCTGCAACTACGGGGGAAAAGTCATGCTTCGATATCTCATCAGGAAGATCGCGCACCTACTGGAAGCTGCCGCGCATGCCCGCCGTGACGCTTATCTCGCCGCATCGGTCGATCATGCAGATCTGGAAAGGCGAATACGGTGCGTAGACCTCGATGGCGAAACCTGA